The following proteins come from a genomic window of Maniola hyperantus chromosome 8, iAphHyp1.2, whole genome shotgun sequence:
- the LOC117984478 gene encoding pyrokinin-1 receptor-like — MSYIDDISNTTLNGSQVVDPTLIFGPQRDSLYIVVPITIIYSLIFITGLFGNIFTCIVIIRNKSMHTATNYYLFSLAVSDLLLLVSGMPQEMYSIWSKWPYIFGNGFCVIRGLAAETSTNASVLTITLFTIERYLAICHPFVSHKMSKLSRAIKHVILLWLASFGLALPQALQFGIRIHKGVTMCLQTRVIIAHSFEISTFFFFFAPMIVITVLYSLIGLRLNKSNLSNDHLEGKNIKRKPETRIIHKIQRKNSTQSTKRVVKMLVAVVVAFFICWAPFHAQRLVAIYGTAENHLAKSPILLSVYYFLTYMSGVFYYMSTCINPIFYHIMSNKFREAFKSTMVNWCCRNNKRPVTQRCSYTTVPFSRHVTSNGSSVNSGNSAKPKSSDTKIQPGSRNEENKALAPPPRVWKVCERCRRTFTAATQSFELNSCSHGLNVKRNLSSQTICHLEV, encoded by the exons ATGAGCTATATCGATGATATATCGAACACAACCCTGAATGGGTCACAAGTTGTCGATCCAACACTTATATTCGGTCCCCAAAGGGACTCTCTTTATATCGTTGTCCCAATTACGATAATCTATTCCTTAATTTTCATCACAGGGTTATTTGGGAATATATTCACATGTATCGTAATAATTCGGAACAAGAGTATGCATACAGCAACAAACTATTACTTGTTCAGTTTAGCCGTATCTGATCTTCTGTTACTCGTAAGCGGGATGCCACAGGAGATGTACTCGATCTGGTCTAAATGGCCATACATATTCGGGAACGGTTTTTGCGTTATCCGTGGCTTAGCAGCCGAGACGTCGACCAACGCTAGCGTCTTAACAATTACTCTATTTACAATAGAGAGGTATTTAGCAATTTGCCACCCCTTTGTATCCCACAAAATGTCGAAATTGTCACGAGCAATAAAGCACGTTATACTCTTGTGGTTGGCGTCTTTCGGTCTGGCTCTACCTCAGGCTCTCCAATTTGGAATTAGGATCCACAAAGGAGTCACGATGTGCTTACAAACGAGAGTTATCATCGCGCATTCTTTTGAAATATCcaccttctttttcttttttgccCCTATGATTGTAATAACGGTTTTATACTCCCTCATCGGGTTAAGACtaaataaatcaaatttaaGCAACGACCACCTAGagggtaaaaatataaaaagaaaaccaGAAACGAGaattatacataaaatacaGCGAAAAAACAGTACCCAGTCAACAAAAAGAGTTGTTAAGATGCTTG TGGCCGTGGTAGTGGCGTTCTTCATCTGCTGGGCGCCTTTTCACGCGCAACGCTTGGTAGCGATCTACGGCACTGCTGAAAACCACCTTGCTAAGTCGCCGATTCTTCTCTCCGTTTATTACTTTCTGACTTATATGTCCGGAGTGTTTTACTACATGTCGACCTGCATAAACCCTATATTCTATCACATCATGTCAAACAAATTCAGAGAGGCGTTTAAG TCTACAATGGTCAATTGGTGTTGTCGGAATAACAAACGCCCGGTGACACAAAGATGCTCCTACACCACGGTGCCCTTCTCTCGACATGTCACATCAAATGGATCATCAGTAAACTCAG GAAATTCCGCGAAACCCAAATCATCAGATACGAAGATACAACCGGGTTCCAGGAACGAAGAGAATAAAGCATTAGCACCGCCGCCACGTGTATGGAAAGTCTGTGAACGTTGCAGGAGAACTTTCACTGCAGCCACGCAATCTTTTGAGCTGAACAGTTGCAGTCACGGGCTGAATGTGAAAAGGAACTTGTCATCTCAAACAATCTGCCACCTTGAAGTGTAA